The following coding sequences are from one Phycisphaeraceae bacterium window:
- a CDS encoding GNAT family N-acetyltransferase, whose amino-acid sequence MTPTLATSRLRIIGADLAMARAAAAGNETLARALGAAIDPAWPPEILRDAFSYMVSMYESDPGLGGWGMWFIMLRAEPDLLIGSGGFKGAPGAVGGPGTVEIGYSVVPTHEGRGYATEAAAALTAWAFESPAVERVIAHTFERHDASVRVLRKCGYSLRGPGFEQVDENERMGRGELVLFEIPRDQWRRREPRHRARSRSRSPTLADRPQPYSGTMFELSIETAFAAAHALMIQGAREPIHGHNWHVTVVAEGDTLDGDGLLMDFHVLEGMLGEIVSPMRNNDLGRVPPFDSVNPSAELVARHIGDEMSRRLAGWLGRQSREGASPPPVRIASVRITEAPGCAAVYRPRATPVAGTNHG is encoded by the coding sequence ATGACACCGACCCTCGCAACATCCCGGCTCCGGATCATCGGCGCCGACCTCGCGATGGCCCGCGCCGCCGCGGCGGGCAACGAAACCCTGGCCCGCGCCCTGGGCGCCGCCATCGACCCCGCGTGGCCACCGGAGATCCTGCGGGACGCGTTCTCCTACATGGTCAGCATGTACGAGTCCGACCCCGGCCTGGGCGGCTGGGGCATGTGGTTCATCATGCTCCGCGCCGAACCGGACCTGCTCATCGGCAGCGGAGGGTTCAAGGGTGCGCCGGGCGCCGTTGGCGGTCCGGGAACCGTCGAGATCGGCTACTCCGTCGTTCCCACCCACGAGGGTCGCGGCTACGCCACCGAGGCCGCCGCGGCGCTGACCGCCTGGGCGTTCGAATCGCCGGCGGTCGAACGAGTGATCGCCCACACCTTCGAGCGACACGACGCGTCGGTCCGCGTGCTCCGCAAGTGCGGCTACTCGCTGCGGGGCCCGGGCTTCGAGCAGGTTGATGAGAACGAACGCATGGGCCGCGGCGAACTGGTGCTCTTCGAGATCCCCCGCGACCAGTGGCGGCGCCGAGAACCCCGACACAGAGCCCGATCCCGCTCCCGGAGCCCGACCTTGGCTGACCGGCCGCAACCCTATAGTGGAACGATGTTCGAACTGTCGATCGAAACCGCGTTCGCCGCCGCGCACGCGCTGATGATCCAGGGCGCCCGCGAGCCGATCCACGGCCACAACTGGCACGTCACGGTGGTGGCCGAGGGGGACACCCTCGACGGCGACGGCCTGCTTATGGACTTCCACGTTCTCGAAGGCATGCTCGGCGAGATCGTCTCGCCGATGCGGAACAACGATCTCGGGCGCGTGCCGCCGTTCGATTCGGTGAACCCGTCCGCCGAACTCGTTGCGCGGCACATCGGCGACGAGATGTCCCGCCGTCTTGCCGGATGGTTGGGGCGTCAGAGTCGAGAGGGGGCCTCGCCGCCGCCGGTCCGGATCGCCAGTGTGCGCATCACCGAGGCTCCCGGGTGCGCGGCGGTGTACCGCCCGCGCGCCACGCCGGTGGCCGGAACGAACCACGGATAG
- a CDS encoding DUF167 domain-containing protein → MPMVSPHATDGVLIAVKAVPGAARDQVSGRLGDRLKVRIAAPPEGGKANKAICDLLARELSVRPRDVTVVHGAASAEKTIHVAGITTIAVESRW, encoded by the coding sequence GTGCCAATGGTCTCCCCGCACGCGACCGACGGGGTGCTGATCGCCGTCAAGGCCGTTCCGGGCGCCGCACGGGACCAGGTCTCCGGCCGACTCGGCGACCGCCTCAAGGTCCGGATCGCCGCGCCCCCCGAGGGCGGCAAGGCCAACAAGGCGATCTGCGACCTGCTGGCCCGCGAACTGAGTGTCCGGCCTCGCGACGTCACGGTCGTGCACGGCGCCGCGAGCGCGGAAAAGACGATCCATGTCGCCGGGATCACCACAATCGCCGTCGAATCGCGCTGGTAG
- a CDS encoding arylsulfatase: MRPTLVFLALAAALTLVTAAQAQSPPPHAPSRPHIVHIVADDLGWKDVGYHGSDIKTPNIDRLAATGATLGRFYAQPMCTPTRACLMTGRYPFRYGLQTAVILGTHTYGLPTDEWLLPQALKDAGYETAIIGKWHLGHADRATWPRQRGFDYQYGPLIGEIDYFKHESGGINDWFRNNEPLKEEGYSTTLIGDDAVRHISEHDPATPLYLYLTFNAPHSPYQAPQEYIDRFPDIKEPTRRIYAGMVSAMDDQIGRVVAALEAKGMRDNTLILFHSDNGGVRNAMFAGEVDVSQMTIPCDNGPYREGKGTLYEGGTLVCALANWPGHIKASQEVDGMIHAVDLYPTLARLAGASTSNCKPLDGLDVWPTISEGKPSPRTEIVYNIEPFRAGVRQGDWKLVWRTPLPSVPELYNLAADPHEKTNVAPQHPEIVAALERRANELAASMVNPKFLETEFAALRERVSLPPALPGQEYDLEASP; this comes from the coding sequence ATGCGACCGACCCTGGTGTTTCTTGCGCTCGCCGCCGCACTCACCCTCGTTACCGCCGCACAGGCCCAATCCCCTCCGCCGCACGCCCCGTCCCGCCCACACATCGTCCACATCGTCGCCGACGACCTCGGCTGGAAGGACGTCGGCTACCACGGCTCCGACATCAAGACGCCCAACATCGATCGCCTCGCCGCCACCGGCGCCACGCTCGGGCGGTTCTACGCCCAGCCGATGTGCACCCCGACCCGCGCCTGCCTCATGACCGGGCGGTACCCCTTCCGCTACGGCCTCCAGACCGCCGTCATCCTCGGCACCCACACCTACGGCCTGCCCACCGATGAGTGGCTCCTCCCCCAGGCCCTCAAGGACGCCGGCTACGAGACCGCCATCATCGGCAAGTGGCACCTCGGCCACGCCGACCGCGCCACCTGGCCGCGCCAGCGCGGCTTCGACTACCAGTACGGCCCCCTCATCGGCGAGATCGACTACTTCAAGCACGAGTCGGGCGGTATCAACGACTGGTTCCGCAACAACGAACCGCTCAAGGAAGAGGGATACTCCACCACGCTGATCGGCGACGACGCCGTCCGCCACATCTCCGAGCACGACCCCGCCACGCCCCTCTACCTCTACCTCACCTTCAACGCCCCGCACTCCCCCTACCAGGCCCCCCAGGAGTACATCGACCGCTTCCCCGACATCAAGGAGCCCACGCGCCGGATCTACGCCGGCATGGTCAGCGCCATGGACGACCAGATCGGGCGCGTCGTCGCGGCCCTCGAGGCCAAGGGCATGCGCGACAACACGCTCATCCTCTTCCACAGCGACAACGGCGGCGTCCGCAACGCCATGTTCGCCGGCGAAGTCGACGTCTCGCAGATGACCATCCCCTGCGACAACGGCCCCTACCGCGAGGGCAAGGGAACGCTCTACGAGGGCGGCACCCTCGTCTGCGCCCTCGCCAACTGGCCCGGCCACATCAAGGCCAGCCAAGAAGTCGACGGCATGATCCACGCCGTCGACCTCTACCCCACCCTCGCCCGCCTTGCCGGCGCCTCGACCTCCAACTGCAAACCCCTCGACGGCCTCGATGTCTGGCCGACCATCAGCGAGGGCAAGCCCTCGCCCCGCACCGAGATCGTCTACAACATCGAGCCCTTCCGCGCCGGCGTCCGCCAGGGAGACTGGAAACTCGTCTGGCGCACCCCCCTCCCCTCAGTCCCCGAACTCTACAACCTCGCCGCCGACCCGCACGAGAAGACCAACGTCGCCCCCCAGCACCCGGAAATCGTCGCCGCGCTCGAGCGCCGCGCCAACGAACTGGCCGCCTCGATGGTCAACCCCAAGTTCCTCGAGACCGAGTTCGCCGCACTCCGCGAGCGCGTCTCCCTGCCCCCCGCCCTCCCCGGCCAGGAGTACGACCTCGAAGCCTCCCCCTGA
- a CDS encoding proprotein convertase P-domain-containing protein, producing MKMRALALATIAGLAMTTGAMASGEYNNGFGNAVAIPDADPTGATLTLNVPSDAVNGDIISSLNVGIAITHSWQGDLLVSLTSPTGQSIYLLAFAGVGVDDDYGFSADNFGDKIDASYMIFSDLGTSVYDAPDIAYPGIANASGTFLAYEGSLNDAFGGVNASGVWTLTVADYVGGDTGMIDGFSLNMTTVPAPGSVALLGVSGLLVARRRR from the coding sequence ATGAAGATGCGTGCACTTGCTCTCGCGACGATCGCCGGCCTTGCGATGACCACCGGCGCCATGGCGTCGGGCGAGTACAACAACGGCTTCGGGAACGCGGTGGCGATCCCCGATGCGGACCCGACCGGGGCGACGCTCACCCTGAACGTCCCCAGCGACGCGGTCAACGGCGACATCATCAGCTCGCTGAACGTCGGCATCGCGATCACGCACAGCTGGCAGGGGGACCTGCTGGTGTCGCTGACCAGCCCCACCGGCCAGTCGATCTACCTGCTGGCGTTCGCCGGCGTCGGGGTCGACGATGACTACGGGTTCTCGGCGGACAACTTCGGCGACAAGATCGACGCCTCGTACATGATCTTCTCCGACCTGGGCACGTCGGTGTACGACGCCCCGGACATCGCCTACCCCGGGATCGCGAACGCCTCCGGCACCTTCCTCGCCTACGAGGGGAGCCTGAACGACGCGTTCGGCGGCGTGAACGCGTCGGGAGTCTGGACGCTGACCGTCGCGGACTACGTCGGCGGCGACACGGGGATGATCGACGGCTTCAGCCTGAACATGACGACGGTGCCGGCGCCCGGCTCGGTGGCGCTGCTGGGTGTGAGCGGCCTGCTGGTCGCCCGCCGCCGCCGCTAA
- a CDS encoding ABC transporter permease subunit has product MPVFLRYLLRLGPTNPIAVRLVQGGSRRTRHFYIRAAYLGVLIAVLLYALLLRASGSLDYRSLAAAGAFSFTFVAYLQIALIAILAPVFMAGAIAQEASPRTWDILLTTPLSATQVVLGNLLGRLFFILALLFSSLPLFAVTQYFGGVPGSSIFTSYLIAACAATFVAAAAVALSVSRLVGKRAVFTFYVSIVSFLAVTFAIDRVVTAGGVTYMTAINPFLALNALLDPTGYPAAQEGSVGGLAPFMLEAPVRAFCTISAGLSVALILASILTVRAGGLSTFTSGASGVPWYRSMFGLAAKGAEHRAPRSVWNNPIIWREAAARNATLGRMVARWSFIAIGLLFAVGVVVYYHTGAISSITFRLIILYASVGEIAVVSLVAVNMAATSVTREREDGTLDLLLTTPITPGAYLAGKLSGMIAYLLPLLAVPVGTLALAGLYTGGVLGGLWQRSSAGGPGVTIPATVPGTTIVYQIPVVLPEAFLVVALVSVPFIAFCVMVGLQWSLKSKGSLSSVVATVGVVGVIAGIVGLCSWHAGQQVPLIGPALAALSPVTAVFAVVEPESALYVTLVAQSGPSTARGGLLIGALVAAALYCAIVYGIRANMVRTFDFTVRKLAGTK; this is encoded by the coding sequence ATGCCGGTCTTCCTGCGTTATCTGCTGCGCCTGGGCCCCACCAACCCCATCGCGGTGCGCCTGGTCCAGGGCGGCTCGCGCCGGACGCGGCACTTCTACATCCGGGCCGCCTACCTCGGGGTGCTGATCGCGGTCCTCTTATATGCCCTGCTGCTCCGCGCCTCGGGGAGCCTTGATTACCGCTCCCTCGCCGCGGCCGGTGCGTTTTCGTTCACGTTCGTTGCCTACCTGCAGATCGCTCTCATCGCGATCCTCGCCCCCGTCTTCATGGCCGGCGCGATCGCGCAGGAGGCGAGCCCGCGTACCTGGGACATCCTGCTCACCACCCCCCTCTCCGCCACGCAGGTGGTCCTGGGCAACCTGCTCGGGCGCCTGTTCTTCATCCTGGCCCTTCTCTTTTCCTCCCTCCCGCTCTTCGCCGTGACGCAGTACTTCGGCGGCGTGCCGGGCTCATCCATCTTCACGTCGTACCTCATCGCGGCGTGCGCCGCGACGTTCGTCGCCGCCGCCGCGGTCGCCCTCTCGGTCAGCCGGCTGGTCGGCAAGCGGGCGGTCTTCACGTTCTACGTCTCGATCGTGTCGTTCCTTGCGGTCACGTTCGCGATCGACCGCGTCGTCACCGCGGGGGGCGTGACGTACATGACGGCGATCAACCCCTTCCTCGCCCTCAACGCCCTGCTGGACCCCACCGGCTACCCCGCCGCCCAGGAGGGGTCGGTCGGCGGCCTGGCCCCGTTCATGCTGGAGGCCCCGGTCCGGGCGTTCTGCACGATCAGCGCCGGCCTCAGCGTCGCCCTCATCCTTGCCTCCATCTTGACGGTCCGCGCCGGCGGGCTCTCAACCTTCACTTCGGGCGCGAGCGGCGTGCCGTGGTACCGCAGCATGTTCGGCCTCGCTGCGAAGGGCGCCGAGCACCGGGCGCCGCGCAGCGTCTGGAACAACCCGATCATCTGGCGCGAGGCCGCCGCGAGGAACGCAACGCTCGGCCGCATGGTGGCCCGGTGGTCGTTCATCGCCATCGGCCTGCTCTTTGCCGTGGGCGTGGTCGTGTACTACCACACGGGGGCGATCTCCTCGATCACGTTCCGCCTGATCATCCTCTACGCAAGCGTCGGCGAGATCGCCGTGGTCTCACTCGTAGCGGTCAATATGGCCGCCACCAGCGTCACCCGCGAGCGGGAGGACGGCACGCTCGACCTGCTCCTCACCACTCCCATTACTCCCGGCGCGTACCTCGCCGGCAAACTCTCGGGCATGATCGCGTACCTCCTCCCGCTCCTGGCCGTTCCGGTCGGTACGCTCGCCCTCGCAGGTCTGTACACCGGGGGGGTGCTGGGCGGGCTCTGGCAGCGGAGCAGCGCGGGCGGCCCGGGCGTAACGATCCCCGCCACGGTGCCCGGCACGACCATCGTCTACCAGATTCCCGTGGTTCTTCCCGAGGCGTTCCTGGTGGTCGCGCTCGTCTCCGTCCCGTTCATCGCGTTCTGCGTGATGGTCGGTCTTCAGTGGTCTCTCAAGTCCAAGGGATCGCTCTCCTCGGTCGTCGCCACCGTCGGCGTCGTGGGCGTGATCGCGGGGATTGTCGGGCTCTGCTCCTGGCACGCGGGCCAGCAGGTTCCGCTCATCGGCCCCGCTCTTGCGGCGCTCAGCCCGGTGACGGCGGTCTTCGCCGTGGTCGAGCCCGAGAGCGCCCTGTACGTCACGCTGGTCGCCCAGTCCGGCCCGTCGACCGCCCGCGGCGGGCTGCTCATCGGCGCCCTCGTCGCCGCCGCGCTCTACTGCGCGATCGTGTACGGCATCCGGGCCAACATGGTGCGTACGTTCGACTTCACGGTCCGCAAACTCGCGGGCACGAAGTAG